TCTCTGTGTGTGTAAAAGAGAGTGAGATCGAGAAGGGATTTTTTCTTTAACCTAGAGagaaagtgtgtgtgtgtgtgtggttttTCTTTAACATCTAGATTTAATAATGGcttgtatgattttatttttttttctgatgaaaaGGCTTGTAATGCTTTGTAGAGTGAAGATGGAGATATTATTGATTGTATTGATATTTATAAGCAACCTGCCTTTGATCATCCTGCACTAAGAAGTCACACCATTCAGGTTTgtcttccccttctctttcttcttcttttttgggtgaaatattgtcacaaatatgttttatttttccaaacctTAGAAGATAGTTATTGTGTTATGTGGATTGATGACGTATCGATTTGGATAGAGAGAATATGATTTAGATTAGCAATCTATCAAATTTTAGGGTCTAATTTAGTCAAGAATACCCTTATGTATTAGCATGCATCCTGTGTACGGACAGCTCAGATCTACCTTTTGAATTCCGGAAACATGGCGCCTTCACAACCAGTAACTAccctcttttttccccctttcctaTGAAAAATGCATCTCACtaatttatctttctttttttctcctttccttttctatcAAGGGCTTCGCATTCTTTGAAATTGGTGATAacataaccattttttttttttttggaaaaatataattatcaCAAAGGTTTATTAAATTTTTGAACCTCCACGATGCCCGGACAAATGATGTGTTCATTTCGACTATTGGATAAGGACAACATAATCTAGATTATTAGCGATGTGTCCAAATTTCAGAGTCTAATTCATTCAAATATCCCCTTATGTAGAACTATGCatcccatgtatgtccatgacCATACATGTGCACCAGTACTCTAGTCATTACAAATGCATACTCCCACCTCTAAACATGAATGAGTGATTTATATAGGAAAAACCACAAAAAATGGACAtctgagatttttcttttgcctTCCAAAAACATCACCAATAGGAAGAACTAAAAATAGACGATCTGTCTTGTGACTTCCAAAGATATCACAAACGCTTTTGACACCAACAACTACCCTTTAATCCTTTATCTACCATCCCTATTTTAAAATGGAGTTCactggtttttcttttcttttttttctttattttttaagggTGCAATGTCTGGCTTTTCATCCATGCTATTAACAAAATTCGATTGGTTCTttcataagaaaagaaaagaaaaacgagggggaggggggagtttctctattcaacaaaagaaagaaatgaagggTTTCAATTAGAAGGAAGTGACAATTCAGTCACATTTTCAATAGAGGGTGAGACTTTTGGTATTTGATTGCTCCGACCATCTCTAGTAGGCAAAGCAAAAAATTTTTGTCCAAAAAATAATGGAAGCAAATTCAGACTAATCCAATTGAAACTACTTTACATCTTGATTCCCAGTTTTTAAACCCTGATGCCAAATCAATCAATGCAGATTCATCAATAGGATTTCACATAGTTAAGTAGATAGAGAGAATGTCAGTGAGAGACACACATTGTCACGGTGTAAGAGACCATCCCCACACTATTGGTGTAGGGTTTTTAATTACTAAACCTGTTAAGATTCTTAAATAGAATACACAATCATGTTAGGTAGAGATGATaaaagattttttcttctttttaaaattagttcacttctcttcccttctttttcacTTAGAACAAGATGGAGCCTTATGCTGGGCCCAGGAATTCTTTAATATTTATTGGGTTGGGCAACCCATTCTCCAGGCAGCCCAGCTCAGCTGATGCTTTCCTTATCATATATTCACATCTAATCTCGGGTTGGGCCTCGACTGGGCTTTAGTGTGTGAGTGTGAGAGAGTGTAATACGATGAATAAAAACATTTTTCGGGTTCAGATCCTCTGAGCGGTGAGTAACAGTGATGATCCAATTGTTGGGAAGATCCCAGCATGTACGCagccgttggatcctcactgcaTCTCACTGCCTCATTGCAGAGGAATTTTATGCATTGTTCCTCTTACATTGGTGAGGTACAAAACTTTAATTTATTGATTGATAATTCCATATAATAATACAATGCAGATGAGACCCAGTTATGATCCAGCCTTGGAGACAAGTGTGAAGAAAGATGAGCTTCATGGAGCATTAGAGGCATCACAGCTATGGCGTAAGAGTGGAAGTTGCCCGGAAGGAACAATTCCTATTCGTAGAATCCGGAAGCAGGACCTTCTCAGAGCAGATTCTCTTGAAGATTTTGGAAGGAAGTACCCAAGCTTTTCTACTATAGCTGGAGACATTCACCAAAATAGTGGCATTAACTATACAATAAAAGCATATAATAAAGCAGCCAATCATTCGGTATGACACTATACTAcacaagcttttttttttatggaaaagaCTGGAAAATATGATCTTCATTTTCAGTTCAGTTAgtttcccttttccttcttaTAAATAGAAGCTTTTAGGATGAAGAAAGGTAGTGTGAAGAGACACCAAATTTGATTCTTTTCAGGTTCAATCCTCTCTCTATCAAATTTTCATTTGGAACTGACTTTGTACTGTTTTCTAcagcaataaataaataaatcttgaaaATACTTTAAATTCCAGAGCATAggtgatgtcttgtattctgtagAATGGGTTTCTGGGCCGATTCTGGAGAGTTTTTatgattatttatatattttagtAAATTATACATATATGTGTTTTGGTATTATTTGTAGTGAGGGAATTCTGAATAACAGAAGGCATGAGGACAATTGGTTGTGACCTTATTCACCATTATCAGTGAAATAGTTCTCATATCACCATTGACTTGGGCAATCTTGCCAAATCACCTAAATCTTTGTGTTTAGTTGATATgattgtttttcctttctattattttgttacCTTGCATCATGATTAGGTTTCAAATTCCTACAGTGCTAATTCCatcaaaccccaccccccccccaaaaaaaaaaaaaaaaacttcatgcAGTGctaagggtattttgataaaaatacaAAGTGAAACTTTTACATTTATTTGTCAAAGTTATTttccaaacatttttttttcatttttctaaaaaaaaaaaaaaaagtgtttcctttGTATTGTTCAATTTTGTTTtgccaaaattttattttaccgAGGAGTCTAAGAAATCCAAAAGATAAGATTGCAAGGCTTGTATCATACTAAAGGTTTTAAAACCTAGGGTTGGATACAAGACTGATCATAGTCTCGGTTGGGATCATCCTGAACCCTAGAAACTGAATTCGGGAAGAAGAAACACATATTTTTATAGATCTTTGCTTTTTTAGAGTTGTTATTCTGATGTATCGAATTATTAGCTACAAGAGataagtttcattgattttctacTATTATATTgactaaaagaagaaaattaataaaattattaaataaataaatatatttatccTTTTCTTCCCATCTTATCAgcttacgttttttttttttttggtaaatcttaGCAGCTTCTTCAGTACTTATTATATTGTTTTTCAATTCAATACCTAAAATTAATACCTCCATGCTTGGAATCAGGTGGCAATACTACTTTCTCAAGGTACTGCATACTTAGGAGCTCAAGGAGACATAAATGTCTGGAACCCTTATGTTGCATCAGACGATGAGTATAGTGCTGCTGAGATTTCCCTTAAGAACGGACCTTACGATGATTTTGAAAGTATTGAATCTGGATGGGCGGTTAGTATTTAATCCCTTTTGATTGATTCTATGTTTCTCTAAATCTTTCTACCTACCCCGGTAGCTACTAATGCAACAACCATGCTATAATATGGGTATGTCTGGGTATGCCTAGACGTTAATCATGTATATTTGATTCTTTATATTTCTTAATATACtttttagcagaaaaaaaaaaatgataccataTCATGTGGTATTTCAAGGGGTGATTATTCTAGAATACTAATTATGTCATTGTGAAAATGTTTCTAGGTGAACCCAAAGGTTTACGGGGATAGGCGTACACGGTTGTTTGCGTATTGGACTGTAAGCTTCTATAAGAATTCTTCCATGTTGTCTAGACTTATTTACTTCAAAGAAATTTACATTATGAGACTAAAATCTACCTGAATGTGGAATGCTAGACTGATGCTTCGAAGAAGACGGGTTGTTTCGACCTCACTTGTCCTGGTTTTGTTCAAACTAGCAAGTCAATAGCCCTTGGTTCTGTGTTTGATACTATTTCAAAAATTCAAGGAGTTCAATATCAAATATCTATATCCATTCAAATGGTAAGGGAGCAAGAAATAATAAGTCTTATATGTAATCATCTATTTGCATCTACTATGCCAGATTGAGGATGATATATGGTTATTTATTATAGCCTTTCTTTGGTTTCTGATATTTTTAGGATACAAACACTGGAAATTGGTGGTTGAAATATGGAGGCCAAAACATAGGATATTGGCCCAAGAGTTTATTTGTGGGCTTAAGTCATATGGCATCTTCAGTTGAGTGGGGAGGAGAAGTGAAGAGCTCACATATAGGGCAGACTCATCCTCATACAGGCACAGACATGGGAAGTGGACGCATGGTGGGGGTTGGATTTGGCTTTGATTGCTTCATTAGAAATATAAGGATTCTGGATAACTCAGTTACCTGGAAGTTCCCTACTTATTCTTTCCCTTACACTGATGAATACTACTGTTACGACATTTATTACCAGAGACAAGGGGTCCCGGAACCTGAATTCTACTTTGGAGGGCCAGGTTATGATGAGATTAGATGCCCATGAATGAAACTAGTTGTGGTATATTAGTGAGTTTCAATCAGTGATGTGTTTGTTTGAAGCTTAAAACTT
This DNA window, taken from Macadamia integrifolia cultivar HAES 741 unplaced genomic scaffold, SCU_Mint_v3 scaffold1688, whole genome shotgun sequence, encodes the following:
- the LOC122064583 gene encoding uncharacterized protein LOC122064583, whose protein sequence is MRDMAMLRGLRLKEKNIFWGLVFIILIHGIVDGKLVHGEKLIEINKKLKQINRPAVRSIQSEDGDIIDCIDIYKQPAFDHPALRSHTIQMRPSYDPALETSVKKDELHGALEASQLWRKSGSCPEGTIPIRRIRKQDLLRADSLEDFGRKYPSFSTIAGDIHQNSGINYTIKAYNKAANHSVAILLSQGTAYLGAQGDINVWNPYVASDDEYSAAEISLKNGPYDDFESIESGWAVNPKVYGDRRTRLFAYWTTDASKKTGCFDLTCPGFVQTSKSIALGSVFDTISKIQGVQYQISISIQMDTNTGNWWLKYGGQNIGYWPKSLFVGLSHMASSVEWGGEVKSSHIGQTHPHTGTDMGSGRMVGVGFGFDCFIRNIRILDNSVTWKFPTYSFPYTDEYYCYDIYYQRQGVPEPEFYFGGPGYDEIRCP